CCTGGTACGGCAAGATCGGGGTCGGCGGCGAACTGCTCGGATCGTTGCAGGTCACGCCTGCGGGACACTGCAGATTGCCCTGCGGCAGCGGGAATCTCGGATTGCTGCCGACGGGAAGCCATGTATCAATAAAGGTCGAGTCCTGAACATTCTCGTATTCATAGGCGACCGAGAAAAAGGTCTTTCTACGGCCGTCGTAGAATGGCAGCCTAACGGGACCGCTAAGGAAAAAGCCGGGATTGTACTCAGTCAGCGGCTGACGCGAAAAACCGCGGCTGTTGTTATACCAGCTGTTAGCGTTCAGGTTGTCGTCTCGGAAGAAAAAGAACGCTCGGCCGCGGAAACGGTTGGAGCCGGCACGCGTTCTGATATTGATCCGACCGCCCGAAGCTCGCCCGTATTCGGCCGAGAACTGATTCGAGATGACCTGAACCTCTGCAATTCCCTCAAGCGAAGGCTGAAAACGTTCTCGCGATGAACGGTCGTCGTTGTTATCAAGCCCGTCGATCGTCAGGTTGTTCGAATATGCCACGCCGCCGGAAAGCGAGAAATTTCCCTGCTCAAGCGGTGCTGTCGGCGAATTCTGGAATCTGTCGTCTGAGAGGCCGCTTGTCGACAGCTGCTCTTCGGAGGTGCCGCCAAGTGTCAGAACGAGATCGAGAGCATTTCGTGTGTTGTTCGGCAGCTCCTCGATCTCGCGTTCCGTGATGGTGCCGCCGACGATGGTTCTGGTCGTATCCACGAGCGGCCCGTCGTCTTCAATGACGGTGACCGTCATTTCTTCGCGAATGTCAGCAGGTGAAAGTTTGAAATCCTTTAGAAGGTTCTGGGCAGAAACGGTGGGCGTCGGCGGCGTTTCGAGTGTGCCGAAACCGCTGGCGGCAGCGGAGATCTTGTATGTGCCGGGCTTTAGTTTGATAAGCCGGTATCTGCCGTCGTCGTCCGTGACGACCGACCGCTTTTCGCTTGTTTCGACCAGAGTCGCAGTGACGGTCGCACCGACGACAGGCAGGCCGTTAGCGTCGGTCACGCGGCCTGAGATAGTGACGTCGTCAAGGTCCTGAGCGAATGCACCAATTACCAAGAACATCGAGCACACAAACGCGCCGATGATCCTTCTAAATCCATGAAATGACATTTCGAAATACTCCTGAAAACTATGCTACGAATCAAAAAATCGTAACTCAGAAGCAACGCGAAAGCAATTCGGAAAAAGGTTGTATTAACTGAAAATTAATCGTCGTTTTCGGCGGGTTCACGACGCAATGCCCTAATGCGTGAAACCGGTATCAATGCCTCGCTGGAAGAGAATGCCTCGTTGTGGCGGGCAAATTCGGTGGCGTGGGAACGGAGATACGCGAAGAACCGTTCAAATTCGCTCTGCATTTCGGCCATTTTCTCACGCATATTGAGGATGATCTCAACTCCCGCGAGATTGACACCGAGGTCGCGTGTGAGTGAAAGAATTACCTCCAGGCGTTCGAGGTCGCTGTCCTCGAAAAGGCGCGTGTTCCCGTCAGACCGCGAAGGCTTGAGCAACCCTTCGCGCTCATACAGCCTCAGCGTCTGCGGATGTATGTCGTACATCTCCGCAACGGCACTGATGGTGTATGTTTTGACGCGCTTTTTCATAATTGGTCTAGAAAGTCTAGGAAGTCTAGAAAGTCTGGGAAGTAAAAATCAAATTGCTTGTGGACCTCCAAGACTTCCTAGACTTTCGCGACTGTCCCGACTTACTCCAGTCCCATCGCTTTTCGCGGATTGTCGGGATTTAGCTTTTCAAATTGCCTAAGCAGTTCTTTTGTTTCCTCCGATAGTATCCGCGGCAGTGTGATCTTCACCTCGATGAACTGGTCGCCGCGAAGGCTCGGGTTTCGCAGGCTCGGGAAACCGCGTTCTCGCAGTCGGAACTTTTGCCCCGATTCGGTTCCGGACGGGATCTTGAGCTGGGCTTTTCCTTCGACGGTCGGAACCTCGATCTTCGTTCCCAGAGCCGCTTCCGACACGGTTATCGGAACCGTTACATACACGTTGTCGCCCTTGCGTGTCAGGAATGGGTGTTTTCCGACATTCGTCAAAATGAACAGATCGCCGGGCTCCGCTCCCAAACGCCCGCCGTGGCCTCTTTTCGGGATACGGACACGCGAACCTGTATCGACGCCCGCAGGAATACGTACCTTGACCTGCTCGGTCTTTGGCGTCGTACCCTTTCCGTTACACAGCGAACACGGTTGACGCCGTCGGCCCGTTCCCTCGCAGTCCGGGCAGCCCTGCGAAAACTGCAGCCTGCCGCCGGTACGCATCACCTGGCCTGTTCCCTTGCACGATGAACACTGAACGACGGGTCCGCCGGTGTCGCCCGCTCCCTGACAACGCGAACACTGCTCAGAACGATTGACGGTTATATTTGTCGTAAGCCCTGAGAATGCCTCTTCGAAACTCAAAGCGAGCGGCATCTCTATATCGCGGCCGCGTTTCGGCAAGGGCCGCGGCGGCTCCGGCTGGGCTTTGGCACCGCCGCTGCCACCGAAAAGATCTGAGAAGATATCGCGAAAGCTCGATCCGCTGCTCGTCGACGTACCCGGATCCCATGAGAATCCCGAGAAATCAAAGCCGGCGGCACCGCCCGCCGCACCGGCGGAAGCTCCAAAAGGAGAATCGGGGTCGAGGTTGTCCGCGTAGTAGCCGAACCGGTCAAATACCTTCCGTTTCTTGTCATCGGAAAGTACATCGTAGGCTTCCTGCACTTCTTTGAATTTGTCTTCCGAAGCTTTGTCGCCGGGATTCACGTCAGGATGAAACTTACGCGCTAAACGGCGATAGGCTTTCTTGATCTCGTCAGCCTTAGCATCCTTTTTGACACCGAGAATTTTGTAATAGTCCTTTTTCGCCATGCGGTAATGAGAGCCAAACGCGAGTCTTGCCTATTCTACGAATGTTCGGCGGACAATCAAAAGCGGCGGCAGTGAACGGCTGCTCACTGTCCGCCGCTCACTGCCTGCCGGACAATTAGTCCTTCTTCTCTTCTTCGACG
This sequence is a window from Acidobacteriota bacterium. Protein-coding genes within it:
- the dnaJ gene encoding molecular chaperone DnaJ, which gives rise to MAKKDYYKILGVKKDAKADEIKKAYRRLARKFHPDVNPGDKASEDKFKEVQEAYDVLSDDKKRKVFDRFGYYADNLDPDSPFGASAGAAGGAAGFDFSGFSWDPGTSTSSGSSFRDIFSDLFGGSGGAKAQPEPPRPLPKRGRDIEMPLALSFEEAFSGLTTNITVNRSEQCSRCQGAGDTGGPVVQCSSCKGTGQVMRTGGRLQFSQGCPDCEGTGRRRQPCSLCNGKGTTPKTEQVKVRIPAGVDTGSRVRIPKRGHGGRLGAEPGDLFILTNVGKHPFLTRKGDNVYVTVPITVSEAALGTKIEVPTVEGKAQLKIPSGTESGQKFRLRERGFPSLRNPSLRGDQFIEVKITLPRILSEETKELLRQFEKLNPDNPRKAMGLE
- a CDS encoding helix-turn-helix transcriptional regulator, giving the protein MKKRVKTYTISAVAEMYDIHPQTLRLYEREGLLKPSRSDGNTRLFEDSDLERLEVILSLTRDLGVNLAGVEIILNMREKMAEMQSEFERFFAYLRSHATEFARHNEAFSSSEALIPVSRIRALRREPAENDD